A section of the Bacteroidota bacterium genome encodes:
- a CDS encoding AAA family ATPase — translation MFIVLDKTFNATVKYQNFTSDIVDNNEYLLGRLSDINFFVGGNNMGKSSFLRNLLIQDKYKVVGSEKSLSYLREIETVLRHQSESVIDNAAFTISDITPKLNYFELSNNALVAFEFFLDKYPNNNILINRSYFADLILKFDNTNIEKVIDEINSNFQKLHAMIMVALEVEDTNKRLYYLNFTHSNYFRLKELHSYKLKPIFDSLSSLLEKYNESPLQVITPFEKRYVPILRTLSSLFDNDRNGNVSDKILSNIFETSVKKNYFKGSLKENIKIFTGLDFYEHILEVRNNEKKIRNNFEEFELFLSKTFFNGVEVDLIAKPSKVSKDMHISLYLGGTENDIHQFGDGVQALILLLYPIFTAQEETWIFIEEPELNLHPGFQRLFLDTLLNNGYIKAKKLKYFFTTHSNHLLDLSLTDNSNVSIFTFREIVNQQGISKIVSNINNSDIDSLELLGVSSSSVFIANCSVWVEGHSDTLYLRAFLKAYFEHFHEDYSYKEDLHYTYFEYSGSNVSHYLFEENEVGIDKEIEQITARFLSSKILLIADKDDSRKEKKHLALKTKKVNILNMKY, via the coding sequence ATGTTTATCGTTTTAGATAAAACTTTTAACGCTACTGTGAAATATCAAAATTTCACATCAGACATTGTTGATAATAATGAGTATCTACTTGGACGATTGAGTGATATTAATTTTTTTGTTGGCGGAAATAATATGGGGAAAAGTTCATTTTTGAGAAACCTTTTAATTCAGGATAAATATAAGGTAGTTGGTTCAGAGAAATCTTTATCATATCTTAGGGAAATTGAAACTGTATTAAGGCATCAATCTGAATCCGTTATTGATAATGCTGCTTTCACAATCTCTGATATCACTCCAAAACTAAACTATTTTGAATTAAGCAATAATGCATTAGTAGCATTTGAATTCTTTCTTGATAAATATCCGAATAATAATATTCTAATTAATAGAAGTTACTTTGCTGATTTGATTTTAAAATTTGATAACACTAATATTGAAAAGGTGATTGATGAAATAAATTCAAATTTTCAAAAGTTGCATGCAATGATTATGGTTGCTTTGGAGGTTGAAGATACCAATAAGCGACTATACTATTTAAATTTTACCCACTCAAACTACTTTAGGTTGAAAGAATTGCATTCATATAAACTTAAGCCAATTTTCGACTCACTATCCTCTCTCCTTGAAAAGTATAATGAAAGTCCTTTGCAAGTTATTACTCCTTTTGAGAAGCGGTACGTTCCGATTCTTAGGACATTATCAAGTCTATTTGATAATGACAGAAATGGTAATGTGAGTGATAAAATTCTTTCAAACATATTTGAAACTTCGGTAAAAAAAAATTATTTTAAGGGCTCACTTAAAGAAAATATTAAAATATTTACCGGTTTAGATTTTTATGAGCATATTCTTGAGGTTCGTAATAATGAAAAAAAAATTAGAAATAACTTTGAAGAATTTGAGCTATTTCTTTCGAAAACGTTTTTCAACGGAGTTGAAGTTGATTTGATTGCAAAACCATCTAAAGTTAGCAAGGATATGCATATTTCGTTGTATTTGGGCGGAACTGAAAACGATATACATCAGTTTGGCGATGGTGTTCAGGCGTTAATTTTGCTTTTGTATCCGATTTTTACTGCTCAGGAGGAAACCTGGATCTTTATAGAGGAGCCAGAATTAAATTTACATCCTGGTTTTCAAAGGTTGTTTCTAGATACATTGTTAAATAATGGTTATATAAAAGCAAAAAAATTAAAATATTTTTTCACCACACATTCTAATCACCTTTTGGATTTGTCATTAACAGATAATTCAAATGTCTCAATTTTTACTTTTAGAGAAATTGTCAATCAGCAAGGTATTTCCAAGATTGTTTCTAATATTAATAATTCAGATATTGATTCATTGGAATTACTTGGTGTTAGTTCTAGTTCTGTTTTTATTGCCAATTGCAGTGTTTGGGTTGAAGGACATAGTGATACACTATATCTAAGGGCTTTTTTAAAGGCATATTTTGAACATTTTCATGAAGATTATTCTTATAAAGAAGATTTACATTACACTTATTTTGAATATAGTGGCTCTAATGTGAGTCATTACTTGTTTGAAGAGAATGAAGTGGGTATAGATAAGGAAATTGAGCAAATTACAGCAAGGTTCCTTAGCAGTAAAATATTATTAATCGCAGACAAAGATGATTCTAGAAAGGAGAAAAAGCATCTGGCTTTAAAAACCAAGAAAGTAAATATTTTAAATATGAAGTATTAA
- a CDS encoding dihydrodipicolinate synthase family protein: MHNYSVNITNKFRGTGVALVTPFNDDDSIDFTGLNKLINHVIDGGVEYLVSMGTTGESATLSEAERFSIIDFTIAAANGRVPVVGGFGGNNTAEIIRSIQAYKKHCADKNYVDAILIASPYYNKPSQEGIYQH; the protein is encoded by the coding sequence ATGCATAATTATTCAGTAAATATTACCAACAAATTCAGAGGAACGGGTGTTGCATTAGTTACACCTTTTAACGACGACGATAGTATCGATTTCACGGGATTAAATAAATTAATTAATCATGTAATTGATGGTGGTGTGGAATATTTGGTGTCGATGGGCACCACAGGTGAAAGTGCAACCTTGAGTGAAGCGGAACGTTTTTCGATTATCGATTTTACCATTGCAGCGGCTAATGGTCGCGTGCCGGTTGTTGGCGGATTTGGGGGAAATAATACAGCGGAAATAATTCGGAGTATTCAGGCTTACAAAAAACATTGTGCAGATAAAAATTATGTAGATGCGATTTTAATTGCTTCGCCTTATTATAATAAACCATCTCAAGAGGGAATTTATCAGCACT
- a CDS encoding AAA family ATPase, whose product MLYLKRLEIENVRCFGNKQKIDFTDSDGEISQWTVILGDNGTGKTSILRSIVSLLPSPQSFIGKRSHLDTEYDLSIDNSWRNAWDLRHKEGGKESKMKLIVVESGKPFGVDGVIELDLEYSINHKTKESVVSKNYNTGILSPVFCFAYGANRKMAEKSLSGESFNNSSATLFLDNAMLQNSSEYFLRVDYETAKTKTKKGISERDRIKDLLLQVLPDGIKKT is encoded by the coding sequence ATGCTTTATTTAAAGAGATTAGAAATAGAAAATGTGAGATGCTTTGGCAATAAGCAGAAAATCGATTTTACTGATAGTGATGGGGAAATTTCACAGTGGACAGTTATACTTGGTGACAATGGAACTGGTAAAACGTCTATCCTTCGCAGTATAGTTTCTTTGTTGCCTTCTCCTCAAAGTTTTATAGGAAAAAGAAGCCATCTTGATACGGAATATGATTTAAGTATTGACAACAGTTGGCGCAATGCATGGGATTTGAGGCATAAAGAAGGTGGTAAGGAATCAAAAATGAAACTTATTGTTGTTGAGAGTGGAAAACCATTTGGAGTTGATGGAGTAATAGAATTAGACTTGGAGTATTCTATTAATCATAAAACTAAAGAATCTGTTGTCTCCAAAAACTACAATACTGGTATTCTTTCCCCAGTATTCTGTTTTGCTTACGGAGCAAATCGTAAAATGGCTGAAAAATCATTGTCAGGCGAGAGCTTTAATAACTCAAGTGCTACCCTTTTTTTAGACAATGCCATGCTTCAAAACTCATCAGAGTATTTTCTGCGTGTAGATTATGAAACTGCAAAAACAAAAACTAAAAAAGGTATTTCAGAAAGAGATAGAATAAAAGATTTATTGCTTCAAGTTTTACCAGATGGAATAAAAAAGACATAA
- a CDS encoding DDE-type integrase/transposase/recombinase: MVATIFIDQQYPVGKVLKYVGLSPSSYYKQHKDVACKKRGLSPSEYTKKQNGTNVNNAIVVEQIKSLLSTEFVDYGYLKVTHYLRDTFHYIINHKKVYRLMRVNNLLYQPTSIKVGNKQWVSKLVPEPLAAFTYWEFDIKFMYIHGTGKLIPLLTVIDVYSRWILGYMFKSSIKKEDVKLFFEHITSVYYQPDKIYVRCDNGSQFESTLVRDYFKKLKIEQEFTKPATPEQNAHIESYHSIIDKVICRGYEFETSNDMADVLKRWGLFYNYKRIHSGANYKSPYVNLLQQGIDIHDIFNLRSSLPEYIFIPLNKTETSAAEEQLVRDSLVEGNSTMRAK; encoded by the coding sequence ATGGTGGCAACAATTTTTATTGACCAACAATATCCAGTAGGAAAAGTGTTAAAGTATGTTGGATTGAGTCCAAGCAGTTATTACAAGCAACATAAGGATGTCGCTTGTAAAAAACGTGGATTATCACCAAGTGAATATACAAAGAAGCAGAACGGTACAAATGTTAACAATGCAATTGTTGTTGAGCAAATTAAATCATTGCTATCTACTGAATTTGTTGATTATGGATATTTAAAAGTAACGCATTATTTACGAGATACATTTCACTATATTATCAATCACAAAAAAGTATACCGTTTGATGCGGGTCAATAACCTTTTATATCAACCCACCAGCATTAAGGTTGGCAATAAGCAATGGGTGTCAAAGCTAGTCCCTGAGCCATTAGCAGCTTTTACCTATTGGGAGTTCGATATAAAATTTATGTATATACATGGCACGGGTAAGTTAATTCCATTATTGACTGTAATTGATGTGTATAGTCGTTGGATATTAGGATATATGTTTAAGAGTAGTATAAAAAAAGAAGACGTAAAGCTATTCTTTGAACACATTACATCTGTATATTATCAACCAGATAAAATCTATGTTAGGTGCGATAACGGTTCGCAATTTGAAAGTACACTTGTAAGAGATTATTTTAAGAAATTAAAAATAGAACAAGAGTTTACCAAACCTGCAACACCTGAACAAAACGCGCATATAGAATCTTATCACAGCATTATTGACAAGGTGATTTGTCGTGGGTACGAATTTGAAACAAGCAACGATATGGCTGATGTTTTAAAGCGATGGGGATTATTTTATAATTACAAAAGAATACATTCCGGTGCAAATTACAAAAGTCCATATGTGAATTTACTACAACAAGGAATAGATATACATGACATTTTTAATTTGCGAAGTTCATTGCCAGAATATATCTTTATACCACTAAATAAAACGGAAACGAGCGCTGCTGAGGAGCAACTCGTCAGGGATAGTTTAGTCGAAGGAAATAGCACAATGCGAGCAAAATAG
- a CDS encoding SAM-dependent DNA methyltransferase, translating into MSNNTSSIVSKVWSFCNPLRDVGVGYGDYLEQLTYLLFLKMADEYSKPPHNRKLPIPKDYNWESLTNKKGVELELHYATLLRELSTAKGILGQIFTKSQNKIQDPAMLAKIIDMIDSEQWLVMGADVKGDIYEKLLEQNAQDVKSGAGQYFTPRPLIRAMVECIQPQPGKTIADPACGTGGFFLAAYDYIVANNKLDKAQNKFLKLETFFGNEIVAGTRRLALMNLFLHNIGDIESDNFISPADALIAASPITYDYVLANPPFGKKSSQTFTNEEGEQEKDDLTYNRQDFWATTSNKQLNFVQHIRSMLKTTGIAAVVLPDNVLFEGGAGETVRKKLLETTDLHTILRLPTGIFYAQGVKANVVFFDNKPANKNPWTKEIWVYDYRTNIHHTLKKNPLNIEVLKEFIVCYKSENRSKRKETYNAGTNPEGRWRKFTYDEIIARDKTSLDISWLKDSSLTDLDNLPDPDILAAEIVENLEAGLESFRAIINNLSK; encoded by the coding sequence ATGAGCAACAACACATCAAGTATAGTAAGCAAAGTATGGAGTTTCTGTAATCCCCTCCGTGATGTAGGTGTCGGATATGGGGATTATTTAGAGCAACTTACCTACTTGCTTTTCTTAAAAATGGCTGATGAATATAGCAAGCCACCGCATAACCGAAAACTACCTATTCCAAAGGATTACAACTGGGAAAGTTTAACCAATAAAAAAGGTGTTGAACTGGAATTACACTATGCTACGTTACTGCGTGAATTAAGTACTGCCAAGGGTATCTTAGGTCAAATATTTACAAAGAGCCAGAATAAAATTCAGGATCCTGCAATGCTTGCTAAAATCATTGATATGATTGACAGCGAACAATGGTTGGTTATGGGAGCAGATGTGAAAGGAGATATTTATGAAAAACTCTTAGAGCAAAATGCACAAGACGTGAAAAGTGGTGCAGGTCAATACTTTACACCAAGGCCTTTAATCCGCGCAATGGTAGAATGTATACAGCCACAACCCGGCAAAACAATTGCAGACCCCGCTTGCGGAACTGGTGGATTCTTTTTGGCTGCTTATGATTATATTGTAGCAAATAACAAATTAGACAAAGCTCAAAACAAGTTTTTAAAATTAGAAACTTTTTTTGGCAATGAAATTGTTGCAGGAACACGGCGTTTGGCTTTAATGAATTTGTTTCTCCATAATATTGGGGATATTGAAAGTGATAATTTTATTTCACCTGCGGATGCTTTAATTGCAGCTTCACCAATTACGTATGATTATGTATTAGCAAATCCTCCTTTTGGGAAAAAGAGTTCACAAACTTTCACTAATGAAGAAGGGGAGCAGGAGAAAGATGATTTGACCTATAACCGTCAAGATTTTTGGGCTACAACAAGTAATAAGCAATTGAATTTTGTTCAGCATATTCGTTCTATGCTGAAAACAACTGGAATAGCAGCAGTAGTGTTGCCTGACAATGTTTTGTTTGAAGGTGGTGCGGGTGAAACAGTTCGAAAAAAATTACTTGAAACAACAGATTTGCATACAATTTTGCGCCTTCCTACAGGGATATTTTATGCACAGGGTGTAAAAGCAAATGTTGTTTTCTTTGATAACAAACCAGCCAACAAAAACCCATGGACAAAAGAAATTTGGGTGTATGACTATCGCACAAACATACATCACACATTAAAGAAAAATCCATTAAATATTGAAGTGTTAAAAGAATTCATAGTCTGCTACAAATCTGAAAACCGAAGCAAACGCAAGGAAACCTATAACGCAGGAACAAATCCTGAAGGTCGCTGGCGCAAATTTACCTATGATGAAATCATAGCAAGAGATAAAACTTCATTAGATATTTCCTGGCTTAAAGATAGCTCCCTTACGGATTTAGATAATTTGCCCGATCCGGATATTTTGGCTGCGGAGATTGTTGAGAATTTGGAGGCAGGGTTGGAGAGTTTTAGAGCGATAATAAATAATCTCTCAAAATAG
- a CDS encoding transposase, which translates to MGKQPRKSTQEKLQILEESKHLGLVATARKHAISYQTLKNWQDKVSVWGYDGLKTGEGLMTPELKRLQLENQRLKEIVAEKELELKIKEELLKKTTLRK; encoded by the coding sequence ATGGGAAAACAACCAAGAAAAAGTACGCAAGAAAAGCTACAGATTTTAGAAGAGAGTAAACATTTAGGTTTGGTGGCTACCGCCAGGAAACACGCAATCAGTTATCAAACGCTCAAGAACTGGCAAGACAAAGTCTCTGTTTGGGGATATGATGGCCTTAAAACCGGAGAGGGGTTAATGACTCCGGAGTTAAAACGCTTACAACTTGAAAACCAACGATTAAAGGAGATTGTTGCCGAAAAAGAACTTGAATTAAAAATTAAGGAAGAGTTGTTAAAAAAAACAACATTACGCAAATAG
- a CDS encoding AAA family ATPase, translating to MLSYYEKSETPFDEPAILILDEIDLHMHPTWQREIIENLSQIFSKTQFIVTAHSPLIAQAALSSNLVLLKRTGDHVKVENTPDVIRSWRIDQVLTSDLFGLKESRTREMEKKIQRRRTLLKKEILTDKQKTELEKLNAEIDAMPIGETKSEIDAMDILKDFAKKLEAAKKRK from the coding sequence ATGTTGAGCTACTACGAGAAAAGCGAAACCCCATTTGATGAACCAGCTATTTTAATTTTGGATGAAATTGATTTGCATATGCACCCTACATGGCAAAGAGAAATCATTGAGAACCTTAGTCAAATTTTTTCTAAGACACAGTTTATAGTAACTGCACATAGTCCATTGATTGCGCAGGCAGCATTAAGTTCAAATTTAGTTTTATTGAAGCGAACAGGCGACCATGTAAAAGTTGAGAATACTCCCGATGTAATCAGGAGTTGGAGAATAGACCAAGTGTTGACAAGTGATTTGTTTGGCTTGAAAGAGTCAAGAACAAGAGAAATGGAAAAAAAAATTCAGCGAAGAAGAACACTCTTGAAAAAGGAAATTTTAACTGACAAACAGAAAACTGAATTAGAAAAACTAAATGCAGAAATTGATGCTATGCCCATAGGGGAAACAAAATCAGAAATTGATGCAATGGATATTTTAAAAGATTTTGCAAAAAAACTTGAGGCAGCGAAAAAAAGAAAATAG
- a CDS encoding IS256 family transposase, with amino-acid sequence MEKQKPDFDYEALKKKTIEQFRSGKSLFGKDGAFAPLLKQFLEAALESELDAHLDEDQRDQGNRKNGRTTKKLKTAEGTIEISTPRDRDSEFEPQIVRKRETILAESLEQKIIGLYGLGMSFRDISAHIKEMYDTDISAATLSSITDKVIPMVTEWQSRPLESLYCIIWMDAMYYKVKQDHKMVTRCVYNILGVTTEGKKDVLGCYVNEAEGANFWLSVLTDLQNRGVNDILIACTDNLKGFTEAISTVFAQTDVQSCVVHQIRNSLKYVASKDQKEFMQNLKPVYQAVNIEAAEMELEKLAEKWSKKYPVVIESWQRNWSKLSTYFKYPAAIRKLIYTTNTIEGYHRQIRKVTKTKGAFTSDMALLKLIYLATQNIQKKWTAPLHNWGITVSQLSIIFGKRLSLNI; translated from the coding sequence ATGGAAAAACAGAAACCAGACTTCGACTACGAAGCACTTAAGAAAAAGACCATCGAGCAATTTCGCTCTGGCAAAAGCCTATTTGGCAAGGATGGCGCGTTTGCGCCTTTATTAAAACAGTTTTTAGAAGCGGCCTTAGAGTCGGAACTTGATGCTCATTTGGATGAAGACCAGCGGGATCAGGGCAATCGCAAGAATGGCCGAACTACAAAAAAGTTAAAAACGGCCGAAGGCACTATTGAGATATCAACGCCCCGTGATCGTGATAGCGAATTTGAACCCCAAATTGTTCGTAAACGAGAAACGATTTTAGCAGAGAGTTTGGAACAAAAAATCATTGGTTTATATGGGTTAGGAATGAGCTTTAGAGACATCTCAGCACATATAAAAGAGATGTATGATACAGATATCTCTGCGGCTACATTGTCGAGCATTACAGATAAAGTAATACCGATGGTAACCGAATGGCAAAGTCGTCCATTAGAGTCGTTGTATTGCATTATTTGGATGGATGCCATGTATTATAAAGTGAAGCAAGATCACAAAATGGTTACTCGCTGTGTATATAATATTTTAGGCGTTACAACAGAAGGAAAAAAGGATGTATTAGGCTGTTACGTGAATGAAGCAGAAGGAGCCAACTTTTGGTTAAGCGTATTAACTGATTTACAAAATAGAGGTGTAAATGATATTTTAATCGCCTGCACTGATAACCTAAAAGGCTTTACAGAAGCCATTTCTACGGTGTTTGCGCAAACAGATGTGCAGAGCTGCGTAGTTCATCAAATACGCAACTCATTAAAATATGTAGCGAGCAAGGACCAAAAGGAATTTATGCAAAACTTAAAGCCGGTATACCAGGCAGTAAATATTGAAGCGGCAGAAATGGAGCTTGAAAAACTAGCAGAAAAATGGAGTAAAAAATATCCGGTGGTAATAGAATCTTGGCAACGAAATTGGAGCAAATTAAGCACCTACTTTAAATATCCGGCTGCCATTCGAAAATTAATTTATACAACAAATACCATCGAAGGTTACCACCGTCAGATAAGAAAAGTAACCAAAACCAAAGGCGCTTTTACGAGTGATATGGCCTTATTAAAATTAATTTATTTAGCTACACAAAACATACAAAAAAAATGGACTGCGCCATTGCATAACTGGGGAATAACAGTCTCCCAACTTAGCATCATTTTTGGCAAACGATTAAGCTTAAATATTTAA
- a CDS encoding transposase — MVPGCAEGCNIRKWQAEIINSDQGSQYTSHAWTTYLETENIKISMDGKGRATDNIWIERFWKNIKYNYIYLNPSDTGLELFKGLQDYIAYYHQKRTSQSIYHPIKCLNNL, encoded by the coding sequence ATGGTGCCTGGATGTGCTGAAGGATGCAATATTAGAAAATGGCAAGCCGAAATCATCAACTCCGACCAAGGGTCCCAATACACTAGCCATGCATGGACAACTTATCTTGAAACAGAAAACATAAAAATCTCCATGGATGGGAAAGGTCGAGCAACAGACAATATCTGGATAGAACGTTTTTGGAAAAATATTAAATATAATTACATCTATTTAAATCCTTCCGATACAGGCCTTGAGCTCTTTAAAGGATTACAAGATTATATCGCATACTATCATCAAAAACGCACCAGTCAATCAATATATCACCCAATAAAATGTTTGAACAATCTATGA
- a CDS encoding acetyl-CoA carboxylase carboxyltransferase subunit alpha, which yields MVFLDFEKPIADLYEELEKLKQMGEKQKIDITAPAAELQERIANLKKDIYENLNGWQKVQLSRHPDRPYSLFYIEHMAENFVELHGDRNVKDDKAIIGGFATLEGQTVMFIGHQKGINTKMRQYRNFGMANPEGYRKALRLMKLAEKFDIPVVTLIDTPGAYPGLEAEERGQAEAIARNLYEMTLLKVPVICVIIGEGASGGALGIGIGDRVFMLENTWYSVISPESCSSILWRSWDFKETAAEALKLTAADNFKNKIIDGIVKEPLGGAHSDPEEMAKLLKKHLKKHLKELEAIDPEERIKQRIDKFDEMGVYDELTVATTKP from the coding sequence ATGGTATTTCTTGACTTCGAAAAGCCCATTGCTGACCTGTATGAGGAACTGGAAAAGCTGAAGCAGATGGGCGAAAAGCAAAAAATTGACATTACCGCTCCTGCTGCGGAACTGCAGGAACGGATAGCAAACCTGAAAAAGGACATTTATGAGAACCTGAACGGCTGGCAGAAAGTGCAGTTGAGTCGCCACCCCGACAGGCCTTACTCGCTGTTTTATATCGAACATATGGCCGAAAACTTCGTGGAACTACACGGCGACCGCAATGTGAAGGATGATAAGGCGATAATTGGCGGTTTCGCTACGCTGGAGGGCCAAACGGTGATGTTTATCGGTCACCAGAAGGGCATCAACACCAAAATGCGTCAATACCGCAATTTTGGTATGGCAAACCCTGAAGGCTATCGTAAAGCCCTGAGGCTCATGAAGTTAGCTGAAAAATTTGATATTCCTGTCGTTACTTTGATTGATACACCGGGTGCTTATCCGGGCCTGGAAGCCGAGGAACGTGGTCAGGCTGAGGCCATTGCCCGCAACCTGTATGAGATGACACTCCTGAAAGTGCCCGTAATTTGCGTTATAATCGGCGAAGGGGCATCGGGAGGTGCTTTGGGCATTGGTATTGGCGACAGGGTGTTTATGCTGGAGAATACGTGGTATTCGGTGATTTCGCCGGAATCGTGCTCGAGTATCCTGTGGAGAAGCTGGGATTTTAAAGAAACTGCTGCCGAAGCCCTGAAACTGACTGCTGCGGATAATTTTAAAAATAAAATCATCGACGGCATCGTTAAGGAACCCCTCGGTGGTGCACACAGCGACCCGGAAGAAATGGCGAAGCTTTTGAAAAAACATTTGAAAAAACACCTGAAAGAACTGGAAGCCATTGATCCTGAAGAACGTATCAAACAACGTATCGATAAATTTGATGAAATGGGTGTTTATGATGAACTTACAGTGGCAACCACAAAACCCTAA
- a CDS encoding restriction endonuclease, producing the protein MEDLIREILIAHGYTTSQPREVGGLEGKSRKGEDGGADILASNGPLGFEEPKICVQVKSSKDRVAAGVLRELLGVMNSYNALYGILVSWSGFSESLKREARSKYFNIRLWSSTDIINEIY; encoded by the coding sequence ATGGAAGATTTAATTCGTGAGATTTTAATCGCTCATGGATATACAACTTCACAGCCTCGAGAAGTTGGTGGTTTGGAAGGAAAATCAAGGAAGGGTGAGGATGGCGGAGCAGATATTTTAGCATCCAACGGCCCTTTGGGATTTGAAGAGCCTAAAATTTGTGTCCAGGTAAAATCTTCTAAAGACAGGGTTGCCGCAGGTGTTTTACGGGAGTTGTTGGGGGTAATGAACAGTTATAACGCACTTTATGGAATCTTGGTATCATGGAGCGGCTTTTCAGAATCATTGAAACGAGAAGCCCGGAGCAAATATTTTAATATACGTCTATGGAGTTCCACAGATATAATAAATGAGATTTACTAA
- a CDS encoding restriction endonuclease subunit S produces MSEKKDIPNHWEIKTLGEVCDIQTGKYDANHAKPSGKYRFYTCAFESVYCDTNRFKGESLILPGNGANVGEVFYYNGEFDAYQRTYVLNKIKTVPKYLYYHLLGNWKRRNQDKQFGSATNYIRMANFTDYVVPLPPIAEQQAIVAKIEELFSELENGKQQLLTAQQQLKVYRQSLLKWAFEGKLTNKNVKDGELPQGWKRVSVIDIVEKSMHSLKAGPFGSSLKKEFYVQKGYKIYGQEQVIIDDASFGDYYINEEKYLELKSCRVKPYDILIGLVGTVGKVLILPENAQEGVINPRLIKITLNKEIYLHKFFKYYFESSYVKNFYSAKAQGTTMDVLNLGIIKTIPFPIPSLKEQQLIIYELESKLKVCDKLEETISQNLEQGETLKQSILKMAFEGRLIPIE; encoded by the coding sequence ATGAGTGAGAAAAAAGATATACCGAATCATTGGGAAATTAAAACTTTAGGGGAAGTATGTGACATACAAACTGGCAAGTATGATGCAAACCACGCTAAACCAAGTGGCAAGTATAGATTTTACACCTGTGCTTTCGAATCGGTATATTGTGATACAAATAGATTTAAAGGAGAAAGTTTGATATTGCCTGGCAATGGTGCAAATGTTGGCGAAGTTTTTTACTATAATGGAGAATTTGATGCATATCAAAGAACTTATGTTTTAAATAAAATCAAAACAGTCCCTAAATATCTTTATTACCATTTGCTTGGTAATTGGAAAAGAAGAAACCAAGATAAACAATTTGGTTCTGCAACAAACTATATCAGGATGGCGAATTTTACCGATTATGTAGTTCCCCTACCCCCAATAGCCGAACAACAAGCCATAGTAGCCAAAATTGAAGAACTATTCAGCGAATTAGAAAACGGCAAACAACAATTGCTCACCGCACAGCAACAATTAAAAGTGTACAGGCAAAGTTTGTTGAAATGGGCTTTTGAAGGGAAACTCACGAATAAGAATGTAAAAGATGGTGAATTGCCGCAGGGTTGGAAAAGAGTTAGTGTAATTGATATTGTTGAAAAAAGTATGCATTCCTTAAAGGCTGGTCCATTTGGTTCTTCATTGAAAAAAGAATTTTATGTTCAAAAGGGTTATAAAATTTATGGGCAAGAACAAGTGATAATTGACGATGCTTCTTTTGGAGACTATTATATAAATGAAGAAAAATATTTAGAATTAAAATCTTGCAGAGTTAAGCCGTATGATATTCTGATTGGTTTGGTCGGAACAGTTGGTAAAGTACTAATCTTACCTGAAAATGCTCAAGAAGGCGTAATTAATCCACGATTAATTAAGATAACCCTTAACAAAGAAATCTATTTGCATAAATTTTTCAAATATTACTTTGAAAGTTCATATGTGAAAAACTTTTACAGTGCAAAAGCCCAAGGAACGACAATGGACGTTTTGAACTTAGGAATAATTAAGACAATACCGTTTCCAATTCCTTCTTTAAAAGAACAGCAACTCATAATATATGAATTAGAAAGCAAACTCAAGGTATGCGATAAATTAGAAGAAACGATTAGCCAAAATTTGGAACAAGGGGAAACATTAAAGCAGAGTATTTTGAAAATGGCATTTGAGGGGAGGCTGATACCAATAGAATAA